Sequence from the Synechococcales cyanobacterium T60_A2020_003 genome:
CGATATGCAGAATGCCCTGGACTATATTGCCTCTGAACTTCGAGAAGCCAGCTTTGTGTACACAGGGGACTGCATGGCCGGAAACACAACCCCCAGTGGTGAGGGATGTCCGGGGCTTCTGGGCCGCTTGCCTGCAAGCCTGAACAGCCCAACCAACACTCCCGTTCTCGCCTTCTGGAAAAATGACTTACTCCCCACAGAGGTTCGCCAACGGTGTGCCGCAGGCAATCCACCCAGCGATGCATCAGGGAACCTGGCGAACTGTAGCAATGGCCATGCCTACGCCCTGATTGTGTATTCCCTAAATACTGCAAATCCAAACGACACCTGGGATGGTCG
This genomic interval carries:
- a CDS encoding prepilin-type N-terminal cleavage/methylation domain-containing protein, translating into MANVPLHPILWRFWRSRHRANTNAHQGFTLTELLVTVFISSGIIAGAMFLVTELTSTNQREAARNETQRDMQNALDYIASELREASFVYTGDCMAGNTTPSGEGCPGLLGRLPASLNSPTNTPVLAFWKNDLLPTEVRQRCAAGNPPSDASGNLANCSNGHAYALIVYSLNTANPNDTWDGR